The following DNA comes from Salminus brasiliensis chromosome 21, fSalBra1.hap2, whole genome shotgun sequence.
ACACGGTCACGGCTCAGATTCACTGCACTGATAATTACACGCAATCTGGTGGATCTGCTGAACGGTCACAGCTCTGCTGGACACATGTTTACCGTCTGCTAATTTAAGGACAGCTGGTCAGTTTGCTCACCTTGGAGTAGTCCAGTTTTCCAGGCACAGGACTGGAATCAATATGAGCCCGGACAAGAGAGGCAGTGATATTCACAGGCTGAGCGCTGTCTGGGACGTTCTTAGGTTTGGAAGGCAGGCGTCCTCGTCGGCCTTTAAGGCTGTCTGTGCGCACCACTAAAACGcaggaaacagaaaaacagacgCTGCTTTCTTAACGATGCTGCTGTTCATTAAAGCACGGCTTTATTCTGTAGGAGCTCTTTCTTAGTCATTCAGTGATTAGTTGTTCAGGTGTACCTTCTTTCACCATTCCCACTGCAAGGCACTTCTGGAAACGGCAAAACTGGCAGCGGTTGCGCCGCCGCTTGTCCACTGGACAGTCCTTGTTGGCGAGGCAGACGTATTTAGCGTTCTTCTGAACAGTGCGCTGTAGAAGAAACCACAgcataatattaatagtagaattattaatattagaaatattagaTCAATAGGAAATTAGCAAGAGCAGCTCACCTTAAAAAACCCTTTGCACCCTTCGCAGGTGCGGACCCCGTAGTGCTGGCAGGACGCATTATCCCCACACACCGCACAGTGTCCTTCGTTGGGGCTCCGGGCTTTCGGGGAGGTATGAGGTACACTCCTTTCCTCTTTCAGCGCCGGACTATCCAAGCACCTGTGGTCGAACTCCGGGGTCTGGAAATGCAGCGGAGAGGCGTGGTGAAGCTGAGGCAGCTGCCCATAAGCGTTCTCGTCCCTGGTGTGCAGCTGGTGGTCCCCGACAGGCGACTGCTGCTCCACCGGTGTGTTGAAGCTGAAGAAGGAGTGCTGCTGGGGCAGAGGGTTGACCTCCGACACCCAGCAGCCAGGACCAGCAGAGGCTGAAAAGGGGCTGAACGGAGCATCCCAGACGGACGCAGACGGGGTCTGGAACCCTGGGGTGGAGGGCGAGGCGGCGGCCGAAAGGGGGCTGCCGTAGTAGTCAGATCCGCAGGAGGACAACGTCTCGTCCAAGTAGCTGAGGGAAAAGGTTCCCGGGTAGCAGCCGTAGACCTGGACGTCGTCTAGTCTGAAGGGGGACTGCTGGTCACGTGGGCTGGAGCCTTCAGCTAACGGGTTGCAGACGCTGCCGGTCAGGCCTGCGTTCGCGGCTGCCGGCACAGAGGCCGTGAACTGGCAGGAGAAGGTATCGAGTTCTCCGGCTTGATTTCCCACTAGAGTGCTGATGCCAGGCAGCGATGGAGGGGACAGCTGCTCCGTCTGGCCGCTGAGGTCCATGCTCAGCTTGGTGGAGAGTCCTGGATTTAGGAAATCGGGGCTGAAGTAGTTGTTTTCATAAGGCAGAGCTCCATACTGGGTCTCAACACAAGGCATTGCTGCAgctgcaaatatatatatatatatacccagaATTACTATTGACTACTGACTTACAATCACTACTGTAATTCTACTCTTTAGAAATGAAGAGTTCAATTACACAACAAATGTAATTATTAGAATTGTGGAGTAATTACCAAAATTGCAATTAATTTTGCCAACTGCAAAAAACAATTACAATTAATTCACAAATAAAATTAGtcaattatttcattaaaaactaaaaaaaaaaataacttatTAAAGAATTAAATAACAACAGAAGAACCCTTTTGGTGctctatagaaccatttttaaaaggttctataaaaaGGTTCTCCATCTACAAGAGGTATTCCTTGTGTAAGAGGAACCCTTTATCCCCCTTTATACCCTTTATAGTTATAAAACTTTTAAGGGTGACATTAGAACCTTTTTTGGTTCTGCTTAGCACCATATGGGGTTCCACTGttatgtagaaccctttttgcctTGAGTGTATTGTATAttaatgtaaaacaaaataataataatactttttacATCATCTAAACAGCAGATGTTCTCACGCTCAGCAACAAAGGCGCTGCCTGTGGTTCCCTATAGAacctttcaaaggttctttaaagggcGCATATCATTAAAAACAGGTCTTCAAAGGAGaacagtgtaatgtagtgtgtaAGCAGAGCtgaaaaagctgaaaaaagGCCCGTTTTGGATTCACAGTTTTTGTGaggtcacaaaaaaaaaaacctatttACATAACCCCGCCTACCGGGCCTACAGTGGTTTAGCCCAACCCACTCACAGTGAAGTTATACGGTGGGTTTCAGACACCTGGacagctttttgaatgaggtggAGTACAGGGCAGCCATCCGAGCCGAGCTCAATTTGCATATGTTAAatgtcttaaaggtacagtaacaaatACTGCGTGTTCAGCTGTAGGGGATGAAGAGGGGCTGGTCGTTTTGGTTCCCACACAGATGTTCTAAGTGAACCTCGGAGAACGAAAACAAGGAACGTAAATAAGAACTGTAGGATAGGAGTTTCTGACTGTTTCTATTGCCACTTTTCTCCATGGATTGGAGACTCTCATTTGATCACTGTAAGCGTGAGGAGCATCTGTCACGTTTTAAAGAACCACATAATCTAGAAGTTCTCCACCTATTAAAAGAACCCTTATATCCAACCCCCtttttttaagggtgtaaaAAAATGGAGGGGTTCTGACATGCCCAGCACCGACTTGATTACGAGATCTGTCACCAGCTCCGGCTGTTATGTGCACAACTTTACAACTCTTGTGGAAGTGCCACTTCAAAGGCATCTTAGCACCTCTGTGCGGTGGCTATCGCAGCTCTCTGGCTACTGATGTGCTCTCTTTCAAACCTCGACGAAATTCCCAGAAAAGCTTAGACAGCTTGCCGTCTCACGGAAAGATAGCCTCGCCGGAGGAGATTCGATTACCAGCCCTTAATGCTTAAATCCCGCCCCCAGTTATAAACACACTCTCCGTCCAGTGCTGGAAGACTGACGGCATTTAGGAGAACATGGAGTTGGGTTTCAGCTGCAGGCGGTGGGCCAGGCCATGCAAGGAGGCCAGCGTgcggggggggagggggtgttgGGGGGTGTGACTGTGTTTATCTGTGACTCTTTATCTGTGTATGATTGAGTATTATACTTTTTCTGTGACAATCAATCATTTGCAATAGTAATATGTGGGGTCCAGTGGGGTCCAGTGGGGTCCGAAAGTCCTAGACCAcattaaaaaattaatttatttgatttaaaggAGAATTCCAGTATTATAGAATTTATtactcggttctagataagctcccccagtcagagctgtggttctacagtggaggtgaagggaagcagacgtctgaagctctactaaaagctcctcacagaaagttcttcacctaatggtgatgaagacgctgcctgatgcctgagacacggttctaccagagttctgagaagagctcggctctagaacctgcttttaaaatcagatcattaaaatggtggagggatacatgctgcagggtgtagtgctgctacagaaagtagtccctaaatatatatattattttttttcagccACTTTTTTACTATTATCAAGAcatgtagcttcactggtgggttcgGACCCTGAATAAAAcggctgtatatgtgtgttgtaGTCGTGGCAACTGATGTCTGATTCCATTCACCGCCATTGTAAAGAAATCCGCGTGGGTACGTTTCTCCACAACCAACCAGAATCTCACACCCAACTCCCTCTGGATGAGTGTTTACATCTCATCCACTGCGTTATGGAGAAACGTTGGGAAATCGGTGCAACCCCCCTTTAAACCTGCAGAGCAGAACAGAACAGGTGAAGACGAGCCAATTAGCTGACTCGGCTCGTTTACGTCGGCGTGGAAACTGAAATGCTGattaattatgtttattaataaccataatgtttttaataaaatataataaaatgaatgaaaacaaaACCACTCTTTTCAAGTAATGGTTTTGAGAAATCAAAAAATAAAttgcataaaaataaatactcaGCAAATCAGAAGTGTCCACATTTACATATTCTACTTTCTCATTTGAGCTGAAAGTAAAGCCTGCTCTCAGACCCCGGAACCCCAGTGTGTTTCTGTAACTACAGCTTATTACACTGCTGCAGGTTCTTACGCTCTTTGTTGACATCCTGGATCCCAAAGACAGCGAGGTTTTGACCTCTGGGGAAGGCCTCCCCGTCACACAGTGACCATGCATCATGCGAGCACGTAGTCAAATACTTACACACATAATAAACTGCGGACAAGCGCAGCATGCCACAGAGACATGCGACACCCCTCGCTGCCATCTATAGGGTTAACCCTGATCACCAAGTGTGTGCTTAGCATCATAAACCCCATGACCGGCCAGGCCCTGCAGCCATCAACTGGGATCCACAGCTGCAGATCCTACTGGCTGCACATATACGATAATATTTTAGAGAATTGTGATATATCATGTTATTATGATGCACAAAAAAGGATCCGGATGTAAATAGTCAGTTTAATTTGATAAACTGCAGactattaaataaaaatcactgttttaagGACGGAATAGTATCTGAATAGCCATTACTGGTGCGATAATTATCATGCATTAGAAAAAAAGTcttgaaatattgtgatataatattttaaccATATCACCTAGTCCTACTTTTAACTCCTCTGACACTACTGGGCTGACTTATTTGCAAAAAGCACAAATATTtgctattatttttaatttgtagTGTTTTATATTCAATAATAGCTATGTTTAAACATGAATAATCAATTCAGcattaacataaatataataaaagtaaCTTTTGGTCATAATATTACTTCACTcacaaaagaaaatatatatttttccttcACTAATAAGACcagaaatgaaataataataataataataataataataataatatcgcCTCAGAGAAGCAGGGGTTTATTtccaaatataataaaataaaagtcccacaaacattttataataataataatataatataataataatcttttaaTAAACTAGCTAACAACTTTATGTAACTTTGACATTTTTAAGagatattattactattattttttaaataatattaatcgCAGCACAACCCCTTAATATCACCTCACAGACGCGACTTAAGCATAGTTTTAGAgcaaatataataaaagtcGCCTAGCTAAATAGTGCATAATTAGAAATTAAAATACCTGAGCATTAAATACATGACAGGAAGGTCAGGTACGACCATAACAGCAACACACCCACTGCCACTCATGTCCACACACCCCTTGCTGGACCATAAAAACAGTATACACGCTTTAGCTCCTTGTTCGCTGGCATCTTTttcgaattgtccgttccaccttaaatggtgcagcagttacattcggGCGCCCGAGGCGCccgaatgtaactgctgcaccatttaaggtggaacggacaattcgaaAAAGATGCTACGATAAAAACGTCCAAAACATCTCATAAACTTACCTGTGTCCAAAATGCAAGACGTATCCGCGCTCTCAAGCCAAAAACGACTCTATTCTTTAATCCCAGCCAGAGACAAGAGTGTGCAACAGGTCCAGTCTCATGTCCAGAGCGACTGAAGGAGCGTGTATGAGCCGCCTGCAGCGCTTGACGTGCCATTTACTCTACACTTTTGCCGTTACGTCGTTAAAAGGGGCGGAGCCATACCCATATAAGGCAGTGGGCCTTTCCGGGCGGCCTGACGCAAGCGCAACCGGGATTCCATTGACGCACACAGGGCGGCGGAACCCGTGTGATCTAAAAATAGCGGGCAGACGACAGAGGCTCGGAGCTATTACGGCCTGGAAGGGGCTATAAATAGACGTCAAGCGATGACATTGTGCGTCGAATCGCAAAAAGGGAGCCAATACGAGTTAATATGAACACCTGCTGAATGTTTACATGGGTTTAGGGTGTAGCCCCTAATGGGGTTGGTGGTGTAGACCACTTAAACCACGTTTGTTGTTGGGTGTTGTTCCATTCATTATAGTgccattattacattattattgttataaatatataatgtattagaATATGCTCATTTTATGAATATAATTCCATATGTATTAGTGACACTAGAAATTAAAATGCtagctgtttacaaacaaacaagttCTCATGTAAACAAAGACGAGGTGTAACAGTCCCTAAAcatccaaatacttatgaccatcaaaattatatatatatatatatatatatatatatatatatatatatatatacacatatataaggTTTGACAAGCTACCACTTTtatgcccttgagcaaggctcttcaccctccctgctccccagTGCCCATCCATTTGATACATATGcagaatatattatattatgttatattatattatattatattatacatatgtatgtatgtatgtatgtatgtttctGATCAAcctttgtccaaatacttatgaccatcaaaattgtgtgtgtgtgtgtgtgtgtgtgtgtgtgtgtgtgtttatggaggGGTGTTTGCACTTGGGGGGggtatatatatctttatatctatctatctatctatctatctatctatatatatatatatatatatatatatatatatatatatacatagggTTTAATACCCGGCTGCCGCTtttaggcccttgagcaaggctcttcaccctccctgctccccatAGCCCATCCATTGGATACATATGcagaatatattatattatattattaaagatatatatgtgtgtgtgtgtgtgtgtgtgtgtgtgtgtgtgtgtgtgtgtgtgtgtgtgagtgtaaataaAGACTTAAGGCTAGAACCCGCCCTCCAGGAACAACATGAGTAAAGGTTCAGCAGTGTAATGAGTCTGGATCTGGTCTCAATACAGCTTCACTGTGGCCGCTTCATTCAGCTGGCTTCTAGAAACCCCACGTATTCTCCAGAAGTCAAACAGTACAGCTGTAGCTGAAGCCTCTTCTGAAAGGACAGTAGATTCACTTGGTGCTTCACTGATGAACCCTCTGAGTCCAGCTGCTGTAAACCTCAGCAGCTTCACCCAAACTCTGAGATGTAAATGGAACAAATGACCATATTTGGCTTCTTGAGTGATTCCTCAGTTACGTAACAGCTTCATAGAGCTGGGTGATTTGGGTGTGTTCCAGTTTACGGCAATCGCAGAGCTGAGCGCAAAACAGAAAAACTCGTACGCCCACACAGTCGGACAGGCGCAACAGCTACCGGCCTCAACAAAGCCCACAGACGTGACGGGACACGCTCTGGGAGAAGCAGTAAATCAGCGGATCAGGATCCCTCGTGCTATCATTCATTCAagctcagccataacattaaaaccactgacagctggaGTGAAgagcactgatgatctggtgatgattccagtggctcctgtcagaGGATGGATCTACATAGCAGGCAGCGAGTCAGGCAGCcggttcttaaaggtgatgtgttagaATCCGAGACACTGTTCTGGATGTTCTGGacaacgactgggtcagaacatctccaccaaaacCATATCAAgtatcaggtcttgtggggtgtttcttcggtgtgcagtggtcagtacgtACCAAAGGAAgggctccaaggaaggacaacaagGCAATGGATACCCAaggcctcactgatgctcatggaggccccgcccacctcacatctTACAGGCCTTGAAGAATCTGCTGTGGAGTAGATGCCTGAACCGGCCTCAAGTGGGACCTGTAGActtaatgttatggatgatcgggggttatatatatatttatttatatatactagACTTGAACTTCAGGCTTCATCTGTTCTGCTCAGTTTGTCAGCAGAAGAGAAAACCCCTCGGCCGAGTGCTTCTTATGTAAGTGGCCAGATACTATACCCAGTAACTAATCGCCTCTTAATTCTTCGGAGAGCGTCTCCACGCTAGGAATGGGGGAtcgttttatttttaaagtgtgGGGAGAAAACCCAGGAGAGAGTCAACGTAATCACTcatgcaaacacacattcaTAAGTTGCCTCGGCGGCCGGGGGTCTTCAGATTAAGTTCTAAACCGAGACGGTCAGCTGCTCCATCCCGGGAGAGCCACTCGAACTCTAATGAGATAAAACAGAGTATAGATAACGACGGCACCCGTGGATTTGATCTCATCCGGGCATGACTGCCACGCTGGTATTGTTTGCACTGACCTGTCAGCACTTTTGAGAGAGCTGGGCAGCAGGAGCGAGGGAGCCGCAGTGCACTcataccagcagcagcagctgtccCGACCTCCCTGGCTCAGAAAACTGTTTGGTTGTGTACACACCGACCACCCCGACCACCCTGACCACCTCGGACACCTCAGACACCTCAAGAGTCCAAGCTCCACTATATATGCCAACAGTCTGATGCTCCTCCAGcgcttcttctaaaatcaaggctatcaGCCAGGAGTTGGTCCGTCGTTAccgcagtaacagcctctactcttctgggaaggcctcacactagatgttggaacattgctgtgaggaggagccCCACAAGAGCGAGAGCATCGGCGAGGGCAGGTACTGTTAGTCAGTGACCTTACAGCCCTTACAGCGTCCCCCATTCTGATGGTCGTACAAGGTTATACAAGCTCCAAGGGCACAACTGAACTCACaaattagaagggttgtccggatacttttggacatgtagtgcatcaACATCTccaacatatggacaaaagtattgggacacacttttccgcactatgctctgagctcagcactcggccctgaccccgctctgtaacttggacaaaagtattgggacacacctcttaatcattggaTTCAGGTGTGTGATTCAGTCctgttgccacaggtgtataaaatcaggaccaggaattGCTCACACAGTGTCTCGCTATAATTACGGGTCAGTTTTGTTCTTTAGCCCTGCATTACAACTTctgggctaatgtagctaaggcTAGCTAACTCACTGGAGCTGTAATCCATCTGTTAGCATCGCAGAATCTCACTTCTCTCCAACCACGGCAAGAAATAAGTCTGTCTGAAACTCAGTGAGGTTTTGACTTCGGCCTGCAGTTAGCTCTATGCTAACAGATAGCTATAGCCGTGGTCCTGGCGTATATCCTGACGATATACAGTCCAAAATCCAGCTGTTTTTAATACAGGAACCCTGCAGTTCACTTTTTAGGTCTTTGCCTCATGAAGGTAATACTAGTTTCCACTAAGTGAGGCCATGCAAATGCCATGGAACCGAAGTTGGACTAGCACAACAGCAAGGTAGCGCTGTTGTTCTAGCGCAGCAGTATCGAAGTTGGATAAGCCCGGCAGGGAGGCCATGCTAATGCCCTGTAGCTCACTGTTAAGTTAATACTAGTATTAATACTAGTTTAATACTAGTTTGGACCGGGTGTTTGGACCGGGCGTGCTAATGCAGCGGCACCATAGTTGGACGAGCCCAGCGGCCAGGCCGTGCTCACACCATGGTAGCGCTGTTGGACGAGGTGTTCTAACATAGTGTATGAAGGTAATACTAGTTTCCACAAGTTGGACCGAGGATGCTAATGCAGCGGACGAGTTGTTGTACGAGCCCGGCAGCCAGACCGTAGCACTGCTGGAGGCCCATAGCCCATAGCTAACgtagcaatgttggacgaggcccgtAGGTGACTCAAGTATACTTCATTAGgctacagtgtacagtgtatgtaaaGCGTACTTGTCTCCACACTAATGATCAGCTAACGCTAACATGAAGCTAATCATGGGAACCCTACAACATTAAGCACTCCCACCGAACGGTTCTGTGGCCCGTTAGCTAACCGTGCTGAGAAAACCGGGCGATTGTAAGCGTTCAGTGGGTGGGTGGTGGATCTGGCACTGGAGTAAAAAAACCTGGGCAAAAAACCTCTGAGACTCTTCAGACTTCTGTTTATTAACTTCTGACAGAACAGATACAGAAGAGAGGTTCAGGTATACTTCATACATCAGTGGGTTTCAGTAAGAGGTCAGACGAAGGTCACTGACAGACAAGGACTAGGACTAGGACAGCAGCAGTTTGACAGCAGGGATGGGTTTGTAGGACACCTTCAGCAGACCTTTGGCATGGAATACACTGAAGCTCAACATACAGTCTAATCTACTGGAATCTAATGTAGTCTAAAATCGAATATTCCtgtatttcatttatttgcaCACAGAAAAGAAAACGAGGTTTCATATAAATTCTCTACGGTTACATCTGCTATACACAAATGCTGCAAACTAACACATGGAAATCTACACGTCCAAAACAGATGTTTCTTCACTTGAGGTGAAAGAATCCGGATGACTTGGCAGGAGGAGCCATCAGCATACTGGCCTGGTTCTTATGTGTAATGTGTATCTGCAGAGACATACATGCACATTCAGAGGTGTATACAAACATTTACAGGATTCCCgctcctttaaaaaaaacacttcccaGGACATTTTCCATGACACTATaaacgatatggacaaaagtattgggacagctgctcattcatttgttgcttctgaaatcaaagggattaaaaagagtttcttcgAGATTTTGCTGGAGGAACTccacagtctctactgtccagagaagaaggcaagattttggaggagcattgctgtaaggatttgattgcattcagccacaacagCACTAAAgagatgatcactaccccacttcatcatcccaACTCCCTCACTCGTCCcattaaaagtactggatggagctccaccaccatcattccagagaacacagttcctccactgctccacagctcctcaatgctggggggctttatacccctctagcccacgcctggcattattaggcagcatggagccagtagggtcatgatgttgatctatctgctccagagagtcctattctattggcagtacttcttctctacagggactagacaagctgtgtagccgtgtgcatttacacatctgtctcagcagcCTTTacgtataaatatatatatatatatttataaacatgGTGACTGGATGTCcagattttacagattttacagGATACCTTCACCTGTCCTGGTTTTCTATATTTTGTTCCAGGGCCAAATATTAATATGCGTATCATGAAACACCCCAGATGCTGTTAtttatgctatatatataagaaatataaataaaaaatctatagTAAATATAAACACACTTACTGTGCACGGTGGCTGCATCCAAGGCTCGCCATCAATCTGCATGGGCAAAGCTTTCTTTGTCCTAAAAAAGAAACAGCAGATACACCATAAgaccaaaagtatccagacaccctgtCCAATCAGTGAAttcagctgcacccattgcccACACAGTTGCGTGTCTAGAGCCTGCATGTTCTCCACAGCTGCTgcacatgaacctactggcaccatgcccaatgccaaacatgggctagagggggataaagccccccagcattgagctgtggagcagtggaactgtgctctctgtcaTCCAGtatctttgggatgaggtaTACTAGTCAACcgacatcagtacctgacctcacggATGCCCTTGTGTGgttgaatgcaatgaaatcctcctcacagcaatgttcaatGTTCCATCATCTAGTGCAAAGCCCTATTCAGAAGAGGTCCCTGCAGTATAGAGGGTTTCAGAAGTAACTCTGGACAAGCAGGCGTCTACAAACTTCTGGACACAAAAAGGATACTAAATcgatatatggacaaaagtattgggacgccagCTTATTCgtattttcttctgaaatcaagtgtattaaaaagtgtatgtctactgtccagggaagaaggctttcaactagattattcaagcattgctgtgaggatttggttgcattaggtgacaagagtgttagtgaggtcaggatgttggatgatcaccaccccacccagTTCCACggtttcagagagtcctattcctttggcagtgcttcttcacaagctgtgtgtgtgtgtgcatttgcacatctgtgcaatgggtgcaagttatGGTTAATGGTCACTGAATTCTACACATACTTGATCATTATCTGTGTTGTTTGAGCCAGGCGGTGACCTTTGCTCTTCAGGCCGGTGTAAATCTGACCCATCTCCATGGCTCCTTCAAGTCCAACAACTTCTAGAAGTTTGTCACTCATATCTAAAAAATTACAACACAGGaacagtatattatatatatatattatataatagttCCATACTCAGCTCTATatcattattaatcattttaaatatatatatatatatacacacactaaacatcaCCCACCCTGTGAGCTCCTCTCCAGGGTGTCGCTGTCAGTAATGACCTGTGGGCAATGTCCCTCATCCTTATGTGCGTCCTCAGTCTTCTTCGTCTCTCCCCACAGGTTAGAGCCCCCGTGCATGCTGGGAATATTGAGAACAGCGATTCCTTCCAGGGAAAGGCTGCTCAGATCCAGTGGAATGCCACAACACTGAAGACAACAGAAGACAATAAGGCATCTAAATAAAGTGAGATCTGTagacagagtacaacactgccctctagtggtccgGGTTTAAGCACAACACTagatgaaccactgtctgacaccaatctttacatttaaactatttattaataatcaatactgtgttccTGAGAATCGATGCAGTATTGCAGAACATAATATTGCGATCCATCGATTTcctgatattttcttacactccTACCGTACAATAATAAATACCGTACGGAAATAAAATGTGTCGCGCAACTACATagttaattacataattatgcATTTACACACTACGTCAAATATAACATAAAACAACGTTCAAAATAACTGTTCAACATGCTACAGTAACGGCAGCTGAGCAGGTTTTACCTGAATGGTCAGGCATTCTCTGAGCTTCTTGCAGGACGCTGATATGGTCTCAGAAGTGGCGAGCTCAAAGTACCACAGCTTGTTCTTAGCTCTGTAACAAGGCATCAATATAAAGGCACAGAAACCTTCGTTTAAAAGACTCGAACTGCTTTAAACTTCAGACTCACTGTATTGGTCACAAAACGTCGTAAAAGGTCCGGCATCACTCCCATTCTTAAAAAACTGGTCTGGACACAACCAGCCTTGATCATTACCAATCAATTTCTAACCAATTGTCTTTTTAGCGAAGCTGTTAGAAAGGGTGGTGTCCACTCAATTACGGCCCTCCCTGATGAGCAGCACTCCTACTCCTCCTTTTGAGCCTTTTTCAGTCTGGGTTCAGTACAATTGCGGGTTTTCAGTGGTCTTCTTCTCGCTACTGACTCAGCCGAGCTCAGTATCCGCCTTCTTTTAGATTTAAGCACCTCCTATAATACGCTTAATTGCGGAATACTCTTCTCCCGTCTCTCGGCTATCGGCATTACTGATACGATCCTGCTGTTATTTCCTATTTTACCAACAGAGATTTCACTTGGTTGCTCTAGTGAAGCTCAATTCGTCCCCTAGTGCTGATACACAAGGAGTTCCCCAGGGCTCAGTCCTTGGCCCTCTTCTGTTCATCATTTACTTGCTACTCCTTGGTCAGATCATTCGCAGCCATGCTTTAAATATCCACTGTTATGCAAATGACAAGCAGATCTATCAGATCCTCTAGCAGGTCAACCCTACCTTCATGATGCACCCTCTGCCCTTATGTCTTGCATGTCCGGTCTTAGACTCTAGATGTGAGCTAACTCCCTGGCCCAAAGTCAACATTATCAACAATCTCAGATCTTACCCTGAACTTTGATGGCCTCCTATCAGGGCCGGGCCCGAAACATCTCTCTTCCACCTTCATA
Coding sequences within:
- the LOC140542739 gene encoding probable nuclear hormone receptor HR38 codes for the protein MPCVETQYGALPYENNYFSPDFLNPGLSTKLSMDLSGQTEQLSPPSLPGISTLVGNQAGELDTFSCQFTASVPAAANAGLTGSVCNPLAEGSSPRDQQSPFRLDDVQVYGCYPGTFSLSYLDETLSSCGSDYYGSPLSAAASPSTPGFQTPSASVWDAPFSPFSASAGPGCWVSEVNPLPQQHSFFSFNTPVEQQSPVGDHQLHTRDENAYGQLPQLHHASPLHFQTPEFDHRCLDSPALKEERSVPHTSPKARSPNEGHCAVCGDNASCQHYGVRTCEGCKGFFKRTVQKNAKYVCLANKDCPVDKRRRNRCQFCRFQKCLAVGMVKEVVRTDSLKGRRGRLPSKPKNVPDSAQPVNITASLVRAHIDSSPVPGKLDYSKYQEDVSNLSEKEDANDIKLFYDLLTGTMEVVQKWAEAIPGFSSFCREDQELLLESAFVELFILRLAYRSNPEEHKLIFCNGVVLHRLQCVRGFGDWIDSIMDFSQSLHRMSLDVTSFCCLAALVIITDRHGLKEPKRVEELQNRLISCLRDHVSSSSSSSSGGSTEPSRAQPNLSRLLGKLPELRTLCTQGLQRIFYLKLEDLVPPPPIVEKIFMDTLPF